A section of the Zavarzinella sp. genome encodes:
- a CDS encoding AAA family ATPase, translating to MLPPTPIPPDWRIDWDTIDQYPWMQALRGVSQNIDRHAEGDVWTHVHMVVEEMVAMPAWRVLPHDVRQILFLAALFHDIAKPATFRKESDDRISFRGHSRRGSIMARNILWRLNFPFHQREQVCAIIRHHLVPFFLVDSDNPVQIASEITQSVRADWLRLMAIADAKGRICPDPLKLLDQIEHFRQTCQQLNCWGHARLFLNERDRFHYFNFTGKARPYPPTEPYRCEVILLCGLPSSGKDYWVQRVAPQKRMISLEQIRQKNRIPASDPQGKGFQLTFDAAIQCLKRGENFIWNAPHLTRVSRAECAKVCRDHHARLRIVHIETPYQQLIHQNNQRPRPVPVHVIDRMTDRWEVPDLSEAHQVDLVI from the coding sequence GTGCTGCCACCTACGCCTATACCACCGGATTGGCGCATCGACTGGGATACTATTGATCAGTACCCGTGGATGCAGGCATTGCGTGGGGTCAGCCAGAATATCGATCGCCATGCCGAAGGCGACGTGTGGACACACGTGCACATGGTGGTCGAAGAGATGGTGGCCATGCCCGCCTGGCGTGTTCTACCACATGATGTTCGACAGATACTGTTTCTGGCCGCACTGTTCCACGATATTGCCAAACCTGCCACGTTTCGCAAAGAAAGCGACGACCGCATTTCCTTCCGTGGGCATTCGCGCCGGGGGTCGATTATGGCCCGCAATATCCTGTGGCGACTGAACTTCCCTTTTCATCAGCGGGAACAGGTCTGTGCGATTATCCGCCACCACCTGGTGCCTTTTTTTCTAGTAGACAGCGATAATCCCGTTCAGATTGCCAGCGAAATCACTCAGTCTGTGCGTGCTGACTGGCTGCGACTGATGGCTATTGCCGATGCCAAAGGGCGAATTTGCCCCGATCCCTTGAAACTGCTGGATCAAATTGAACATTTTCGCCAGACCTGCCAGCAATTAAACTGCTGGGGTCACGCACGATTATTTCTCAATGAACGGGACCGTTTCCATTACTTTAATTTCACTGGCAAAGCTCGCCCTTACCCACCGACCGAACCATATCGGTGCGAAGTAATTCTGCTCTGTGGCTTGCCCAGTTCTGGCAAAGATTATTGGGTTCAGCGGGTGGCACCGCAGAAAAGAATGATCAGCCTGGAGCAGATTCGCCAGAAAAACCGCATCCCAGCCAGTGATCCGCAGGGCAAAGGCTTTCAATTAACCTTCGATGCAGCGATCCAGTGTTTGAAGCGTGGGGAAAACTTCATCTGGAATGCCCCCCACCTGACACGGGTTTCCCGTGCGGAATGTGCCAAAGTCTGTCGCGACCACCACGCACGTTTACGGATAGTGCATATTGAAACTCCTTACCAGCAATTGATCCATCAAAATAACCAACGCCCACGTCCGGTGCCAGTACACGTGATTGATCGCATGACCGATCGTTGGGAAGTGCCTGACCTGTCAGAGGCACATCAGGTAGATTTAGTTATATAA
- the ilvN gene encoding acetolactate synthase small subunit, which translates to MRHVLSALVQNQPGVLAHISGMLASRSFNIDSLAVGETENPDMSRMTFVVHGDDNTLDQVRKQLDKVVTVVKVTDISAENFVERDLMLIKVKATAAQRVELSLLVEMFRGRVIDVTLDTLMIEVSGQESKVAAFVELMRPYGIIELARTGRIALIRGTPEDRKTL; encoded by the coding sequence ATGAGACACGTGCTTTCTGCCTTGGTGCAAAATCAGCCTGGTGTGCTGGCCCATATTTCCGGAATGCTTGCTTCACGCAGCTTCAACATCGATAGTTTGGCGGTGGGGGAAACGGAAAATCCCGATATGTCCCGCATGACTTTCGTGGTGCATGGCGACGACAATACCTTGGATCAGGTTCGTAAACAGCTTGATAAAGTGGTTACGGTTGTCAAAGTAACGGATATTTCCGCTGAAAATTTCGTCGAACGCGACCTGATGCTGATTAAAGTGAAGGCCACCGCCGCACAACGGGTGGAACTGTCGCTGCTGGTCGAAATGTTCCGTGGGCGCGTAATCGACGTCACCTTGGATACATTGATGATCGAAGTCAGCGGTCAGGAAAGCAAAGTGGCGGCATTCGTTGAATTGATGCGTCCGTATGGCATTATCGAACTGGCACGCACTGGTCGGATCGCCTTGATTCGTGGGACACCGGAAGACAGGAAAACTTTATGA
- a CDS encoding metallophosphoesterase, which translates to MSFELSRRQFLLTAGSATVLGATEAKSAEEPVAFFLVGDTHVLANKDAPTKIDLRSATVNSQLIDQLNRLPGTEIPKEAGGGKVRTPRGLIHAGDCIDSGDKSNLAMQETEWAGFTEYFGLTGIDGKLKLPIYEVHGNHDSPRGDGLAVKKIIERNKKRPGVTNISSSGVHYSWDWAGVHFINLGIVVGQTKQVDRKRRYNPLGSLDFLISDLAKNVGNSNKPVVITHHIDLLRYSQPLPVADAKAISMEWDPADVHAFYDAIKDYRIAAILYGHTHARNVYQWNGTNKAVKDGIAVFNVDNSSHFHSKLQACFYFEIGATELVVREFQTTDAWLTGKWNPQVWKTPLPATK; encoded by the coding sequence ATGTCTTTTGAACTCTCCCGTCGCCAATTTCTATTAACCGCTGGTAGTGCCACTGTTCTTGGTGCCACAGAAGCGAAGTCTGCGGAAGAGCCAGTCGCATTTTTTTTGGTGGGTGATACCCACGTGCTGGCGAATAAAGACGCACCAACCAAAATCGATCTGAGATCTGCAACGGTTAACAGTCAACTGATCGACCAACTGAATCGCCTGCCTGGCACGGAAATCCCAAAGGAAGCGGGTGGTGGGAAAGTTCGCACCCCACGTGGGCTGATTCATGCGGGTGATTGCATTGATTCTGGCGATAAATCGAATCTCGCAATGCAGGAAACCGAATGGGCAGGTTTCACCGAGTACTTTGGTCTGACAGGAATAGATGGCAAACTGAAACTGCCGATCTATGAAGTGCACGGCAACCACGACAGCCCACGTGGGGATGGCCTGGCGGTGAAAAAGATTATCGAACGGAACAAAAAGCGTCCCGGTGTCACCAACATTTCCAGCAGTGGGGTGCATTATTCCTGGGATTGGGCTGGCGTGCACTTTATTAATCTGGGGATTGTCGTGGGCCAGACGAAACAGGTGGATCGCAAACGACGGTACAATCCACTGGGCAGTCTCGATTTTCTGATCAGTGATCTCGCAAAAAACGTGGGCAACAGCAATAAGCCTGTGGTCATTACCCACCACATCGACTTGCTGCGTTATTCCCAACCCTTACCCGTGGCAGACGCAAAAGCGATATCAATGGAGTGGGATCCCGCTGACGTGCACGCATTTTATGATGCAATCAAGGATTATCGGATTGCGGCAATCCTGTATGGTCATACCCACGCACGTAATGTGTATCAGTGGAATGGTACTAACAAAGCAGTCAAGGATGGAATTGCTGTCTTCAATGTTGATAACAGCAGCCATTTTCACAGCAAGTTACAGGCCTGCTTTTACTTTGAAATCGGTGCCACCGAACTAGTAGTTCGGGAATTTCAGACAACTGATGCCTGGCTGACCGGAAAATGGAACCCACAGGTTTGGAAGACCCCACTGCCTGCCACCAAGTGA
- a CDS encoding cob(I)yrinic acid a,c-diamide adenosyltransferase, translated as MQAGRTAIVTLSRIYTKTGDSGETSMGNGERLAKNHIRIHAMGDVDELNSALGLILLQSEIPMREQMTVIQNELFDLGADLCMPFDPHTSGSELRIIPEQVVALEQQIDFWNENLPTLQSFVLPGGNAAGAQMHLARAICRRAERSVVALEQTEPINPHSLIYLNRLSDLLFVWARVVNVVNQAEVLWIPGKSRSN; from the coding sequence TTGCAGGCAGGGAGAACAGCGATTGTCACTTTATCGAGAATTTACACCAAAACGGGCGACAGTGGGGAAACCAGCATGGGCAATGGTGAACGGTTGGCCAAAAACCACATCCGGATCCATGCAATGGGGGATGTGGATGAGCTGAATTCAGCTCTTGGCCTGATTCTCCTGCAGTCGGAAATCCCAATGCGCGAACAGATGACCGTCATTCAGAATGAGCTGTTCGATCTGGGTGCTGATCTGTGCATGCCATTTGATCCGCATACCAGTGGTTCAGAATTACGAATTATCCCCGAGCAAGTGGTGGCACTGGAGCAGCAAATCGATTTCTGGAACGAGAATCTGCCCACATTGCAAAGTTTTGTGCTTCCCGGTGGGAATGCGGCGGGGGCACAGATGCACCTGGCTCGGGCAATCTGCCGACGGGCAGAACGCAGTGTAGTGGCACTGGAACAGACGGAGCCAATCAACCCACATTCGCTGATCTACCTCAACCGTCTTTCTGATCTGTTGTTCGTCTGGGCACGCGTGGTCAATGTGGTGAATCAGGCGGAAGTGTTGTGGATTCCAGGTAAATCCCGATCAAATTAG
- the rsmA gene encoding 16S rRNA (adenine(1518)-N(6)/adenine(1519)-N(6))-dimethyltransferase RsmA translates to MSSSPQPRQTLSYIHDLLRSRGLRPKNKLGQNFLVDLNLLEVVVQSAELTTDDCVLEVGTGTGALSSRIADQAGALFTVELDADFFRLARSILAVRENVLQFHGDILERKNEVNPLVLEGWLQLQREKNLNRLKLVANLPYAIATPLIANLLIAEVPLERIVVMVQLEVAQRFIATVGTKDYGALAILSQSVADTEILRKIPPTAFWPRPKVDSAIIQIRPNAEKRAQVGNILAFRHFLRDLYTQRRKSLRQALVGWPGGKRDKAHVDAVLAELGISGTERSEMLDIPTHLRLAAAFAKEPDQNNAD, encoded by the coding sequence ATGTCTTCATCACCGCAACCACGTCAAACACTTAGCTACATCCACGATCTCCTCCGTTCGCGTGGGTTGCGGCCCAAAAATAAACTGGGCCAGAACTTCCTTGTCGACCTGAACCTGCTGGAAGTGGTTGTCCAATCTGCCGAGCTGACCACCGACGATTGTGTGCTGGAAGTGGGCACTGGGACCGGTGCACTGAGCAGTCGAATTGCAGACCAGGCGGGGGCATTATTCACGGTTGAACTGGATGCAGATTTTTTCCGGCTGGCCCGCAGCATACTCGCGGTGCGTGAAAATGTGTTGCAGTTCCACGGCGATATTCTGGAACGAAAAAACGAAGTTAATCCGTTGGTGCTGGAAGGTTGGCTGCAACTGCAACGAGAAAAAAATCTGAACCGACTGAAACTCGTTGCGAATCTGCCATATGCAATTGCGACACCGCTGATTGCCAATTTGCTGATTGCCGAAGTGCCACTGGAAAGAATTGTGGTGATGGTGCAATTAGAAGTTGCCCAGCGTTTCATCGCCACCGTGGGCACGAAGGATTACGGTGCGTTGGCCATTTTGTCGCAATCGGTTGCGGATACCGAGATTCTCCGCAAAATCCCCCCCACCGCATTCTGGCCACGACCCAAGGTAGATTCGGCCATTATCCAGATTCGCCCCAATGCCGAAAAACGAGCTCAGGTGGGCAATATTCTGGCATTTCGCCATTTTCTGAGAGATTTATACACCCAACGCCGCAAAAGTTTACGGCAGGCACTGGTGGGCTGGCCAGGTGGCAAACGTGACAAAGCCCACGTTGATGCTGTGCTGGCGGAACTGGGGATCAGCGGCACAGAACGTTCGGAAATGCTGGATATCCCTACCCACCTGCGTCTGGCAGCAGCATTTGCCAAAGAACCCGATCAAAACAACGCAGATTGA
- a CDS encoding M81 family metallopeptidase, with the protein MIRIGVGGLMHESNTFSSATVGEQQFREGSLTTGDQLLATWENTHHELGGAISACRTEGAEVIPLCMAWATPSGIVEQATFDRLCEQLFQQIAQHRPDGVVLALHGAMVTENCFSGDLELVRRFREKFGYQLPLAVTLDFHANNDPQIAQLAQIIVGYQTYPHVDQFRCGELAGKLLVRTLRGEIQPVSAVATLPLIINLLGQATEQSPMREIMVAARTLEQENGVLAASVFGGYYYADVPNMGPSVVVVTDGKYQQAEMEADLLAEQLWAQRFALNVIADSPEVAVSKAVASQHPNPKLLIDLGDNIGGGSAGDGTTLLAELLAANATGWLVVLYDPQAVALAEQLGIGGTFSGAVGAKSDDLHGKPIPITGTVRSIDAGTWEELQPRHGGKRYHDQGKTVVLQVGENNLLVINSLRTPPFSLGQLTSLGIDPSQRSIIVVKAAVAYKAAYAELHPEIIHVNTPGLTAIDPKMFHYQRIRRPIFPLDGTTDV; encoded by the coding sequence ATGATTCGCATCGGCGTGGGCGGCTTGATGCACGAATCCAACACATTTTCCAGCGCCACCGTGGGCGAACAGCAATTTCGTGAAGGCTCATTGACCACGGGTGACCAACTTCTGGCGACGTGGGAGAATACCCACCATGAACTGGGTGGGGCGATCAGTGCCTGCCGCACCGAAGGTGCAGAAGTGATCCCACTGTGCATGGCGTGGGCGACTCCTTCTGGTATTGTGGAACAAGCGACGTTTGATCGCCTGTGCGAGCAGTTATTTCAACAGATTGCCCAACATCGACCCGATGGTGTGGTGCTGGCACTGCACGGTGCCATGGTCACCGAAAACTGTTTCAGTGGCGATCTGGAACTGGTGCGGCGTTTTCGAGAAAAATTCGGTTACCAGCTTCCTCTGGCGGTCACGCTCGATTTCCATGCAAATAACGACCCACAAATTGCCCAATTAGCCCAAATTATCGTCGGCTACCAGACTTACCCCCACGTGGATCAGTTTCGTTGTGGGGAATTAGCCGGAAAATTGCTGGTGCGAACGCTTCGAGGCGAAATTCAACCTGTCAGTGCGGTCGCCACGTTGCCACTGATTATCAATTTGCTCGGTCAGGCGACGGAACAATCGCCCATGCGCGAGATTATGGTCGCCGCACGCACGCTCGAACAGGAAAATGGGGTACTGGCTGCCAGCGTTTTTGGTGGCTATTACTATGCCGATGTGCCCAACATGGGCCCCAGCGTGGTGGTGGTGACGGATGGGAAATACCAGCAGGCAGAAATGGAAGCGGACCTGCTTGCCGAGCAGTTGTGGGCACAGCGATTCGCGTTGAATGTGATTGCAGATTCGCCAGAAGTTGCTGTCAGCAAAGCAGTTGCGTCGCAACACCCCAACCCGAAACTGCTGATTGATCTGGGCGACAATATTGGCGGTGGGTCGGCAGGCGATGGCACCACGTTGCTGGCAGAATTGCTTGCAGCAAATGCCACCGGTTGGCTGGTGGTGCTGTACGATCCTCAGGCAGTGGCACTTGCGGAACAACTGGGAATCGGTGGTACGTTTTCGGGTGCTGTCGGTGCAAAATCAGATGACTTGCACGGCAAACCAATCCCTATTACTGGCACCGTCAGGAGTATCGACGCGGGGACTTGGGAAGAACTCCAACCACGCCATGGTGGGAAACGCTACCACGATCAGGGGAAAACAGTCGTCCTTCAAGTGGGTGAAAATAACCTATTGGTTATCAATAGCTTGCGGACACCACCATTCAGCCTGGGACAGTTGACATCGCTGGGAATCGATCCCAGCCAACGATCGATCATTGTGGTGAAGGCGGCAGTCGCCTACAAAGCAGCATATGCAGAACTGCACCCAGAAATAATCCATGTGAACACGCCCGGCTTAACTGCGATTGATCCGAAAATGTTTCATTACCAGCGGATTCGTCGTCCGATATTCCCGCTGGATGGCACCACAGATGTGTGA
- a CDS encoding CTP synthase produces MTKFVFVTGGVVSSLGKGLTCASIGLLLERRGIRVRLQKFDPYINIDPGTMSPYQHGEVYVLDDGAETDLDLGHYERFTTAPLSRDCNYTTGKIYQSVINKERAGYYKGQTVQVIPHITDEIKASIQKLATPDVDVIITEIGGTVGDIEAMPFIEAIRQFSIDVGKQNCLYIHLTLVPFLKAAHEYKTKPTQHSVGELRKLGIQPDVLICRTEKDMPEGERKKIAQFCNVDLRAVIEERDKEQTIYEVPLSLMKNELDRIIIERFQLNEKPIEIEDWKAIIENIRKPDGEVFIHVVGKYVKHHDAYKSVYEAIAHAGIANRCKVHIKKTESERIEQEGAEKVLSGADAILVPGGFDKRGIQGKLDAIRFARERKIPFFGICLGLQCAAIEFARNVLNHPEANSAEFNPATPEPVVCLMDEQREVTQLGGSQRLGAYDCLLVRDSLAHRAYGKDIVSERHRHRFEFNNKYRELFERAGMIISGTSPDGKLVEVLELNDHPWFLGVQCHPEFKSKPTKAHPLFREFIAAALAHRTEKKTRLKSREEEEAEAV; encoded by the coding sequence ATGACCAAGTTTGTGTTTGTGACAGGTGGGGTGGTCAGTTCCCTTGGAAAAGGGCTTACATGTGCGTCGATCGGTTTGTTGCTGGAAAGGCGTGGAATTCGGGTTCGCCTGCAGAAGTTTGACCCCTACATAAATATCGATCCCGGCACGATGAGCCCATACCAGCACGGCGAAGTCTATGTGCTGGACGATGGGGCCGAAACTGACCTGGATCTGGGCCACTACGAACGCTTTACCACCGCACCGCTCAGCCGCGACTGTAACTACACCACGGGCAAAATCTATCAATCGGTCATCAACAAGGAGCGGGCAGGTTATTACAAGGGTCAGACAGTTCAGGTGATCCCCCACATTACCGACGAAATTAAGGCCAGCATCCAGAAACTGGCCACGCCCGATGTGGATGTAATTATTACTGAAATCGGTGGCACCGTGGGCGATATCGAGGCGATGCCGTTCATTGAAGCGATCCGCCAGTTCAGCATTGATGTGGGCAAACAGAACTGCCTTTACATCCATCTAACGCTGGTGCCCTTCCTGAAAGCGGCCCACGAATACAAAACCAAGCCCACCCAGCATAGTGTGGGGGAACTGCGTAAGCTGGGCATTCAGCCCGATGTATTGATCTGCCGCACCGAAAAGGATATGCCGGAAGGGGAACGGAAGAAAATTGCCCAGTTTTGTAACGTCGATCTGCGGGCGGTCATTGAAGAACGTGATAAAGAGCAGACAATTTATGAAGTTCCTCTCAGTTTAATGAAAAACGAACTCGACCGGATCATCATTGAGCGGTTCCAGTTGAATGAAAAACCGATCGAAATCGAAGATTGGAAGGCAATTATTGAAAACATCCGCAAACCGGATGGCGAGGTGTTTATTCATGTGGTGGGGAAATATGTGAAGCACCACGATGCCTACAAGTCGGTTTACGAGGCGATTGCCCACGCTGGGATTGCCAATCGTTGTAAGGTTCACATCAAGAAGACCGAATCGGAGCGGATTGAACAGGAAGGTGCCGAAAAAGTCCTCAGCGGGGCAGACGCAATTCTGGTACCCGGTGGTTTTGATAAACGGGGGATTCAGGGAAAACTGGATGCGATCCGCTTTGCCCGTGAACGAAAAATCCCCTTTTTCGGCATCTGCCTTGGCTTACAGTGTGCGGCGATTGAATTTGCCAGAAATGTTCTGAATCATCCGGAGGCGAACTCCGCTGAATTTAACCCCGCCACGCCGGAACCTGTTGTTTGTTTAATGGATGAGCAGCGGGAAGTGACGCAACTTGGTGGCTCGCAACGACTTGGGGCGTACGATTGCCTGCTGGTGCGTGATTCGCTGGCCCACCGTGCCTACGGCAAGGATATTGTCAGTGAACGCCATCGACATCGATTCGAGTTCAACAACAAGTATCGGGAACTGTTCGAGCGCGCCGGAATGATCATCAGTGGCACCAGCCCCGATGGCAAACTGGTCGAAGTGCTGGAACTGAACGACCACCCCTGGTTCCTCGGGGTGCAGTGTCACCCGGAGTTCAAATCGAAGCCCACCAAAGCCCACCCGTTGTTTCGGGAATTTATCGCCGCCGCTCTGGCCCACCGCACCGAAAAAAAAACTCGCCTGAAGTCTCGTGAGGAAGAAGAAGCTGAAGCGGTGTAG
- a CDS encoding arylsulfatase, with protein MLKIISSKPLSCQLATMLFRFILCIVAFTISTTANAGDPLPNIVVILADDLGYGDLSCYNSQAKVQTKNLDALAAKGIRFTDAHSPSTVCTPTRYSILTGRMQFRTGMKGVFSGVGGPCLIEKDRLTLPQMLKNKGYATACIGKWHVGMTFFDSAGKPIRNQGIEGVQQIDYSRPIPDAPIHRGFDQFFGTVCCPTTDWLYAYVEGDRIRKPPTKLLDRATIPRHAYSNDCRRGLVADDFKHDEVDLVFLKHSQQFIEKHVKEQPKQPFFLYHAMQAVHLPSLAAPQFQGKSKAGPHGDFLLEMDFIVGELLATLEKAGVSENTLVIFASDNGPEVPTVIDMRKTYQHDGARPWRGVKRDQWEGGHRTPLIAYWPNHTPRGKVSDQLISLTDIMATCAAITDSKLPERAAEDSFNMLSVLLDKQGDKPVREYMLQQTISHAMSIRHGKWKYLDHKGSGGNNYTTGGEWGMKQFAIPNNDVDAPGQLYDLEIDPGETNNLYSKYPEIVNKLKSKLNEFRESGRSTPK; from the coding sequence ATGTTGAAGATCATTTCAAGTAAGCCACTTAGTTGCCAACTGGCAACAATGTTATTTCGCTTCATCTTGTGCATCGTTGCATTCACCATTTCCACAACCGCAAATGCAGGCGATCCTTTACCCAATATCGTGGTGATCCTTGCAGATGACCTCGGGTATGGTGATTTAAGTTGTTACAATTCACAGGCCAAAGTGCAAACGAAAAATCTGGATGCACTGGCAGCGAAAGGAATACGTTTTACGGATGCACACAGTCCCTCTACCGTCTGCACGCCCACGCGGTACAGTATTCTTACCGGACGAATGCAGTTTCGCACCGGAATGAAAGGGGTTTTCTCTGGAGTTGGTGGGCCATGCCTGATTGAAAAAGATCGCCTGACCTTGCCACAGATGCTGAAAAACAAAGGCTATGCCACGGCATGCATTGGCAAGTGGCACGTGGGGATGACATTTTTTGATTCTGCAGGCAAACCGATTCGTAATCAGGGCATTGAAGGTGTGCAACAGATTGATTACAGCAGGCCAATTCCGGATGCACCGATTCACCGTGGTTTTGATCAATTTTTTGGTACAGTATGCTGTCCCACAACGGATTGGCTGTATGCATACGTTGAAGGAGATCGTATACGGAAACCCCCTACAAAACTACTGGATCGTGCGACAATTCCCAGGCATGCCTACAGCAACGATTGCCGACGAGGCCTGGTGGCCGACGATTTCAAGCACGATGAAGTCGATCTGGTGTTTCTGAAACACAGCCAGCAATTCATCGAAAAGCACGTGAAAGAACAGCCGAAGCAACCATTCTTTCTGTACCACGCCATGCAGGCGGTGCACCTTCCATCGCTGGCGGCACCACAGTTCCAGGGCAAATCCAAAGCTGGGCCGCACGGCGATTTCCTACTGGAAATGGATTTCATCGTGGGCGAACTGTTGGCAACGCTAGAAAAAGCAGGTGTATCAGAAAATACTCTGGTAATTTTCGCCAGCGATAACGGACCAGAAGTACCGACAGTGATTGATATGCGAAAAACCTACCAACACGATGGAGCCCGCCCTTGGCGTGGGGTGAAGCGGGATCAGTGGGAAGGGGGACATCGCACACCGCTGATTGCTTACTGGCCAAATCACACCCCACGTGGGAAAGTTTCTGATCAGCTCATCAGTTTAACGGATATCATGGCAACCTGTGCCGCAATTACGGACAGCAAATTGCCTGAACGTGCTGCCGAAGACAGTTTCAACATGCTGTCTGTGCTGTTGGATAAACAAGGCGACAAACCAGTGCGTGAATACATGTTGCAACAAACCATCTCCCATGCCATGTCCATTCGTCATGGCAAGTGGAAGTATCTTGACCATAAAGGTTCCGGTGGCAACAACTACACCACAGGCGGCGAATGGGGCATGAAACAGTTTGCAATCCCCAATAACGACGTTGATGCACCCGGGCAGTTGTATGATCTTGAAATTGACCCAGGTGAAACGAATAACCTTTACAGTAAATATCCAGAGATTGTGAACAAGTTGAAATCAAAACTAAACGAGTTTCGCGAAAGTGGCCGCAGTACACCGAAGTGA